A window from Sinanaerobacter sp. ZZT-01 encodes these proteins:
- the nusB gene encoding transcription antitermination factor NusB encodes MRRTQARELFMQMLFQMEVQNDYSDSIKNRMAKENLEESNQKDYFEKMYDLIHTYLPEIDQQIEKHSNHWKINRLAKVDLAILRLSIAELLYRDDIPDSVSINEAVDLAKKFGGDDSGKFINGVLGKIARNKLQDNNGEMK; translated from the coding sequence ATGCGGAGAACACAAGCAAGAGAGCTATTTATGCAGATGCTTTTTCAAATGGAAGTACAAAATGATTACAGTGATTCTATAAAAAATAGAATGGCCAAAGAAAATTTAGAAGAATCCAATCAAAAAGACTACTTTGAAAAAATGTATGACTTAATTCATACGTACCTGCCGGAGATAGATCAGCAAATCGAAAAACACAGTAACCATTGGAAGATTAATCGTCTCGCCAAGGTGGACTTGGCTATATTACGTTTATCCATAGCAGAACTCTTATATAGAGATGATATTCCCGATTCTGTCTCGATAAATGAAGCGGTCGACTTAGCAAAAAAATTTGGGGGAGACGATTCGGGGAAGTTTATCAATGGTGTATTAGGTAAAATAGCACGAAATAAATTACAAGATAATAATGGAGAGATGAAATGA
- a CDS encoding Asp23/Gls24 family envelope stress response protein: protein MGTINDEKYGMIKISDEVIAVCAMNATLKTEGVSALSRGITDSISNMLGKEPLYKGIKVAQTDYGIVIDIYPIVFLGVKIPEVAFNIQKSVKKEVEHMLDETVKAVNIHVQGIDVKQNENKTHSS, encoded by the coding sequence GTGGGCACAATAAATGACGAAAAATATGGTATGATAAAAATATCTGACGAAGTAATTGCTGTGTGCGCTATGAATGCCACTCTAAAGACTGAGGGTGTTTCAGCTTTAAGCAGAGGCATTACCGACAGCATTTCAAATATGCTGGGAAAAGAGCCTCTCTATAAAGGCATCAAGGTTGCTCAAACTGATTATGGCATTGTGATAGATATATATCCCATTGTTTTTTTAGGAGTAAAGATACCTGAAGTTGCTTTTAATATTCAAAAAAGTGTAAAAAAAGAAGTGGAACATATGCTTGATGAAACAGTAAAAGCAGTAAATATACATGTGCAAGGTATTGATGTCAAGCAAAATGAGAACAAAACTCATTCTAGCTAA
- a CDS encoding SpoIIIAH-like family protein: MRYEKRKIVVLVSMLALIVCVSVVNNQLSKKDALSASAGYEDYETKQMQMHDGEVLVDSINVVKVPGKSQDSVSITNKEGDEAQETLSESTQDETSVVTSDNLEELKNTDTYFEEVRATINMDRNEILSMLTAVIDETKDGPEKKNATQQKLKIIDYMNKEKVVENLIENKGFADALVLITDTSVNVTVNKQELSQTDVAKIYDIVMRETERNADQIVIQSKF, translated from the coding sequence GTGAGGTATGAAAAAAGAAAAATTGTGGTCTTAGTGAGTATGTTGGCATTGATTGTATGTGTCAGTGTGGTAAACAACCAATTGAGCAAAAAAGATGCTCTCAGTGCATCCGCTGGATATGAAGATTATGAAACCAAACAAATGCAGATGCATGACGGAGAAGTTCTGGTAGACAGCATCAATGTAGTAAAGGTCCCTGGAAAGAGTCAGGATTCGGTTTCCATCACAAATAAAGAAGGGGACGAGGCACAAGAAACACTGAGTGAATCTACCCAAGATGAAACATCTGTTGTAACCTCGGACAATTTAGAAGAATTGAAAAACACAGATACCTATTTTGAAGAAGTTCGTGCTACCATTAATATGGATCGAAATGAAATTCTATCTATGCTTACAGCTGTGATTGATGAAACAAAAGATGGACCAGAGAAAAAGAATGCAACCCAGCAAAAACTGAAAATCATCGACTATATGAATAAAGAAAAAGTTGTTGAAAATTTAATTGAAAACAAAGGATTTGCCGATGCCTTGGTTCTGATTACAGACACCTCTGTAAATGTAACTGTAAATAAACAGGAATTATCTCAAACAGATGTGGCTAAAATATATGATATCGTTATGCGCGAAACAGAAAGAAATGCGGATCAAATTGTAATTCAAAGTAAATTTTAA
- the spoIIIAF gene encoding stage III sporulation protein AF → MNFILEWVRNVFLIVLAISFLEMLLPSGSMRGYLKFIFSLLLLTVMLYPLQTLGNKDVSAFYSIPYSAANSQSYETDENSILEYNLSQVQTKQISDVYKEKISERIKEELEKQFSGISEAVIEIYINENRSSRQFGELNKVILYTNDLTEQENIRKALSDCLNLSKRNIFIKEKEAENEAANKQ, encoded by the coding sequence ATGAATTTTATTTTAGAGTGGGTACGGAATGTCTTCTTAATTGTTTTGGCCATCTCATTTTTAGAAATGCTCCTTCCAAGTGGAAGCATGCGGGGATATTTAAAATTTATCTTCTCTTTGCTTTTGCTCACTGTTATGCTTTACCCTCTGCAAACATTAGGAAACAAAGATGTTTCAGCTTTTTACTCGATTCCTTATTCTGCAGCCAATTCTCAATCCTATGAAACCGATGAGAATTCTATTTTAGAATATAATCTTTCTCAAGTGCAGACCAAGCAAATTTCGGATGTATACAAAGAAAAAATAAGTGAACGGATAAAAGAAGAGTTGGAAAAGCAATTTTCAGGCATAAGTGAGGCAGTAATTGAAATATACATTAACGAGAATAGAAGTAGCAGACAATTCGGTGAACTGAATAAAGTAATCCTATACACAAATGATTTGACTGAGCAAGAGAACATTCGAAAAGCCCTTTCTGATTGCTTAAACCTGTCAAAAAGGAATATTTTCATTAAAGAAAAGGAGGCGGAAAATGAAGCTGCTAATAAACAATGA
- a CDS encoding stage III sporulation protein AE: protein MENLINEQLASMDMEQLQELMGMANSHGQIFENMSLMEIIQSLIKGEPLFQWDQLLGRITELFFIEVRSSVFLCIQILLICMIVNLLQNMSSSFGEHTVSKMGSMICSCVVATLCLRNFVDVYNLCSIAVTQMVSVMQMLLPILVPMMIATGNITSGGVLNPVILAAITLLSKVMEQLILPAIFLSCIFLLVNSLSDRDYIKKLAGFLRGFAVFLMGLSVTLFSGLTAIQGIATESVDTMLMKTAQFSVERFIPIIGGFASDSMDIILSCTKIIKNGIGIFGLLLILTILLIPLLKLTAIAIVYKVAAVIAEPIGSKKIAVCLDEIGNTIITLAIVLLLGAILFLIFLSILIAMGTA, encoded by the coding sequence ATGGAAAATTTAATTAACGAGCAGCTGGCCTCAATGGATATGGAACAGCTACAGGAACTTATGGGGATGGCAAATTCACATGGACAAATTTTTGAAAATATGTCTCTAATGGAAATCATTCAAAGCTTAATAAAAGGCGAACCTTTATTTCAATGGGATCAATTATTAGGCCGAATTACAGAATTATTCTTCATTGAGGTCCGCTCATCCGTTTTTTTATGCATTCAAATTCTTCTGATTTGTATGATTGTCAATTTGCTACAAAATATGTCATCTTCCTTTGGCGAACATACTGTATCCAAAATGGGTAGTATGATTTGCAGCTGCGTTGTTGCTACATTATGCCTCAGAAACTTTGTAGATGTCTATAATCTTTGCAGCATTGCCGTTACACAGATGGTCTCGGTTATGCAAATGCTATTGCCCATTTTGGTTCCTATGATGATTGCTACGGGAAATATCACCTCAGGCGGTGTTCTAAATCCCGTTATTTTAGCAGCCATTACCTTACTTTCCAAAGTAATGGAACAATTAATCCTTCCAGCCATCTTTTTATCCTGCATTTTTTTATTGGTAAACAGCCTCTCAGACAGAGACTACATTAAAAAATTAGCTGGATTTTTAAGAGGTTTTGCAGTTTTTCTCATGGGACTTTCCGTTACATTATTTTCCGGTTTAACTGCAATACAGGGAATTGCTACGGAATCAGTAGATACGATGCTTATGAAGACCGCGCAATTTTCTGTTGAACGTTTCATTCCAATTATCGGCGGATTTGCATCCGACTCTATGGATATCATACTCAGTTGTACAAAAATCATTAAAAATGGAATTGGAATCTTCGGCCTGCTTCTCATTCTTACCATTTTGCTGATTCCATTATTAAAACTAACGGCCATCGCTATCGTTTATAAGGTCGCTGCCGTCATTGCAGAACCGATCGGATCAAAAAAAATTGCTGTGTGTTTAGATGAGATTGGAAATACCATAATAACTTTAGCTATCGTTCTGCTACTTGGGGCTATTTTGTTTTTAATTTTTCTTTCTATTCTCATTGCTATGGGTACAGCTTGA
- a CDS encoding SpoIIIAC/SpoIIIAD family protein, which translates to MDIFQICAIGLCGMILSSIVKAYKPELAIYIVISTVLLLFGFLLYHLRSIFDFLNTIYNQITYGKAFFSVMIKVLIVAYVADFTSQLCKDAGESAIAGKVELAGKLFIFYLAVPVMMSILELLENLLPIQ; encoded by the coding sequence ATGGATATTTTTCAAATTTGTGCCATTGGTCTTTGTGGCATGATTCTTTCGTCTATTGTAAAGGCATACAAACCAGAATTGGCAATTTACATTGTAATTTCTACCGTTTTACTCCTCTTTGGTTTTTTACTTTACCATTTGCGAAGCATTTTTGACTTTCTCAATACAATTTATAATCAAATCACCTACGGAAAAGCATTCTTTTCAGTCATGATTAAAGTATTAATTGTTGCCTACGTGGCAGATTTCACATCACAACTGTGTAAGGATGCAGGAGAATCTGCCATTGCCGGAAAAGTAGAATTAGCCGGAAAACTATTTATATTTTATCTTGCGGTTCCAGTTATGATGTCCATTTTGGAACTTTTAGAAAACTTGCTTCCCATACAATGA
- the spoIIIAC gene encoding stage III sporulation protein AC, whose product MDVDIIFKIAAIGIIVAVLNQVLIRAGREDQAMMTTLAGIIVVLVIIIQMINDFFIAVKTMFQF is encoded by the coding sequence ATCGATGTGGATATTATTTTTAAAATTGCAGCTATTGGAATTATTGTTGCAGTTTTAAACCAAGTTCTAATCCGGGCAGGGCGTGAAGATCAAGCAATGATGACTACTCTGGCCGGAATTATTGTTGTATTGGTCATTATTATACAAATGATCAATGATTTTTTTATCGCAGTTAAAACAATGTTTCAATTTTAG
- a CDS encoding prephenate dehydrogenase: MKIAIVGLGVIGGSFALALKEKGYKEVYGIDTDAQTINQAKEMNIICEGSADGREFLSEMDLILLAIYPKLIAPFLKKNKELFHAGTILTDTAGVKGAILDDVLKLLPQNVDFIFGHPMAGREKKGLSYASSAVFQGANYIFTPTKFNRPENLDKMEELMKEIGFGRVKRITPDFHDEMISFTSQLPHAMAVALINSDKEGRDTGSFIGDSYRDLTRIANMNDSLWAELFLENKENLLHSIENFQKELEIIQSALKSQNAEVLKQCFRKSTDRREKLDPK; encoded by the coding sequence ATGAAAATAGCCATTGTAGGGTTAGGCGTAATCGGAGGTTCTTTTGCTTTAGCACTGAAAGAAAAAGGATATAAAGAAGTTTATGGTATCGATACCGATGCGCAAACCATCAATCAGGCCAAAGAAATGAATATTATATGTGAAGGCAGTGCGGACGGCAGAGAGTTTCTCTCTGAAATGGATCTTATTTTACTGGCAATTTATCCAAAGCTGATCGCTCCTTTTCTAAAGAAAAATAAAGAATTGTTTCATGCCGGGACCATCTTAACAGATACTGCTGGCGTGAAAGGCGCTATTTTGGATGATGTTTTAAAACTTCTTCCACAAAATGTGGATTTTATATTTGGTCATCCGATGGCAGGCCGTGAAAAAAAAGGGCTTTCTTATGCCAGCAGCGCGGTGTTTCAAGGTGCGAATTATATTTTTACGCCTACAAAATTCAATCGTCCAGAAAACTTAGATAAAATGGAAGAATTGATGAAAGAAATCGGATTTGGAAGGGTAAAGCGGATTACGCCAGATTTTCATGATGAAATGATCAGTTTTACTTCACAATTGCCACACGCTATGGCAGTCGCACTCATTAACAGTGATAAAGAGGGGCGTGATACGGGAAGCTTTATCGGTGACAGCTATCGAGACTTAACAAGAATCGCAAATATGAACGACTCTCTTTGGGCAGAGCTGTTTCTTGAAAATAAAGAAAACTTATTACACTCTATTGAAAATTTTCAAAAAGAGCTAGAAATAATTCAATCCGCACTAAAAAGTCAGAATGCTGAAGTTCTGAAACAATGTTTTCGTAAGTCGACTGACCGAAGAGAAAAATTAGACCCCAAATAG
- the pheA gene encoding prephenate dehydratase, whose translation MEAKSKTVGFPGTIGSFSEEALIRYFGEQQAKKEYQDFEDVFIALNKEEIAYGVLPIENSSTGAVAVTYDLLKQYGCYIVGETYCSIRHHLIGLPDTSFFDIKEVYSHIQGLEQCSNYLSRFPDWSLIPFHNTAVSVKLVKEENCKRKAAIGSERAAKVYGLTILEKNIHNQKNNTTRFVIVSKTLEQNPKSNKFSAMLSMENRAGFLYELLGAFASNHVNLVKIESRPLKEHAFQYCLYLDFEGDLQSENVRQTLSVIEKRRYDFKLLGSYVKEVQV comes from the coding sequence ATGGAAGCAAAAAGTAAGACAGTTGGTTTTCCGGGGACAATCGGCTCATTCTCTGAGGAAGCGTTGATTCGATATTTTGGTGAACAACAAGCAAAAAAAGAGTATCAAGATTTTGAGGATGTATTTATTGCACTGAACAAAGAAGAAATTGCTTATGGAGTCTTGCCAATTGAAAACTCCTCTACCGGTGCTGTTGCCGTAACCTATGATCTTTTGAAGCAATATGGCTGTTACATCGTTGGAGAAACTTATTGCTCAATTCGGCATCACCTGATCGGCCTTCCAGATACCAGTTTTTTTGATATAAAAGAGGTTTATTCCCATATTCAGGGACTGGAGCAATGCAGTAATTATTTAAGTCGTTTCCCTGATTGGAGCTTAATTCCTTTTCATAATACCGCAGTCAGTGTGAAACTGGTAAAGGAAGAAAACTGTAAAAGGAAGGCTGCGATTGGCAGTGAACGGGCAGCAAAGGTATATGGTCTGACCATTTTAGAAAAAAATATTCACAATCAAAAAAATAATACTACACGTTTTGTTATTGTCAGTAAAACATTAGAACAAAACCCGAAAAGTAATAAATTCAGTGCAATGCTCTCTATGGAAAATCGAGCCGGTTTTCTTTATGAACTATTAGGCGCATTTGCAAGCAATCATGTAAATTTAGTGAAAATCGAATCCCGTCCATTAAAAGAGCATGCATTTCAATATTGTCTTTATTTAGATTTTGAAGGTGACTTGCAAAGTGAAAATGTGAGACAAACACTCTCCGTCATTGAAAAAAGACGGTATGATTTTAAGCTATTAGGTTCTTATGTGAAAGAGGTACAAGTATGA
- the aroC gene encoding chorismate synthase, which produces MSGVWGKQLELSIFGESHGSGIGIVINGLPSGFAIDLEEINREMQRRVPGKNTYSTARNEADSPQILSGLFNGKTTGTPLCCVIANADNHSSDYSVLEQVMRPGHADYPGFVRYHGANDYRGGGHFSGRLTAPLVFCGAICKQILKEKGIFIGSHIQQIREIQDSSFQEKTITQEILFHLNSQTFPVLEEKKAECMQNEILSAKKDGDSVGGTIECAAIGVPAGIGDPFFDSVESTLAHLLFSVPAVKGVEFGIGFKMSEKKGSECNDAYYYDKEQVKAKTNHNGGILGGITNGMPIIFRTAIKPTPSISKEQETINIKTKENTTLSVAGRHDPCIVQRAVPIIEAVCAIGIYECIKRSDIDGSKK; this is translated from the coding sequence ATGAGTGGAGTATGGGGTAAACAATTAGAACTTTCTATTTTCGGGGAATCCCACGGCAGTGGAATCGGAATCGTCATCAATGGCCTTCCATCTGGTTTTGCTATTGACCTTGAAGAGATTAATCGGGAAATGCAGCGTCGTGTTCCTGGTAAAAACACCTATTCAACAGCGAGAAACGAAGCAGATTCACCCCAGATTTTAAGTGGTCTGTTTAACGGAAAAACAACGGGAACGCCCTTATGCTGCGTGATTGCAAATGCAGATAACCATTCCTCTGACTATTCCGTCTTAGAGCAAGTTATGCGCCCCGGGCATGCAGACTATCCTGGATTTGTACGCTACCACGGAGCAAATGACTACCGGGGCGGCGGACATTTTTCCGGACGGCTCACTGCACCCCTCGTTTTTTGCGGTGCTATTTGTAAACAGATTTTAAAAGAAAAGGGGATTTTTATTGGGTCACACATCCAGCAAATTCGAGAAATTCAAGATAGTTCCTTCCAAGAAAAAACAATCACACAGGAAATTCTTTTTCACTTAAACAGTCAAACATTTCCTGTATTAGAAGAAAAGAAAGCCGAATGCATGCAAAATGAAATCCTTTCTGCAAAGAAAGACGGCGATTCCGTTGGCGGAACGATTGAATGTGCAGCAATTGGAGTTCCCGCCGGAATTGGAGATCCGTTTTTTGATTCGGTAGAATCCACCCTTGCGCATTTACTTTTTTCCGTTCCTGCAGTAAAAGGCGTCGAGTTCGGTATTGGTTTTAAAATGTCAGAAAAAAAAGGCTCTGAATGCAATGATGCCTATTATTATGATAAAGAACAAGTAAAGGCAAAGACGAATCACAACGGTGGCATTCTTGGAGGTATCACTAACGGAATGCCGATTATTTTCCGAACAGCAATCAAGCCGACTCCGTCTATTTCCAAAGAACAAGAAACGATTAACATTAAAACAAAAGAGAATACAACCCTCTCTGTAGCTGGGAGACATGATCCGTGCATTGTACAAAGAGCCGTACCTATAATTGAAGCAGTATGCGCAATCGGGATTTATGAATGTATAAAAAGGAGCGACATAGATGGAAGCAAAAAGTAA
- a CDS encoding 3-phosphoshikimate 1-carboxyvinyltransferase, which yields MGNLKIQPRKLSGTVAVPPSKSIAHRAVICSALSNAESFLQLNLSDDLLATIKGMQALREGGDVTIDCNESGSTLRFLIPISLVLTNGGRFIGKGNLGKRPLTPFFPIFEQCNINHKEGNGDSLDFQVKGTLLPGHYSISGDVSSQFISGLFFALPLLNGDSILTITTPLESKAYLDLTLSVMESFGVHIEKKDNQVYEIKGKQIYQNIPYEMEGDYSQAAFFLCANALGSDVNVKNLKLNSEQGDKAVIELVKRFQEHDSQDLITIDGSQCPDIMPIIALTAALQNKKRTQIIHAKRLRLKECDRISAVCKELNQLGAKIRELEDGFYIEGVSQLSGGCEVWSHNDHRIAMMLSIAATVCKEPILLKNYECVSKSYPKFFEDYLQLGGGVHEWSMG from the coding sequence ATGGGAAATTTAAAAATACAACCTAGAAAATTATCAGGAACCGTTGCTGTGCCTCCCTCAAAAAGTATTGCACATAGAGCTGTTATTTGCAGTGCCTTAAGCAATGCAGAGTCCTTTTTACAATTAAATCTATCAGATGATTTGCTCGCTACCATCAAAGGAATGCAAGCACTTCGAGAGGGAGGGGATGTAACCATTGACTGTAACGAATCAGGTTCGACTCTGCGGTTCCTAATACCTATTTCTTTGGTTCTGACGAATGGGGGACGCTTCATTGGAAAAGGGAATCTTGGGAAGCGACCTTTAACTCCTTTTTTCCCAATCTTTGAACAGTGCAATATAAATCATAAAGAGGGAAACGGCGATTCACTTGACTTTCAGGTAAAAGGCACGTTACTTCCCGGTCATTACTCCATATCAGGTGATGTCAGTTCTCAATTTATCAGCGGACTTTTCTTTGCACTTCCTCTCTTAAATGGAGATTCCATATTAACAATCACGACTCCCTTAGAATCAAAGGCTTATCTGGATCTAACACTTTCTGTAATGGAATCTTTTGGCGTTCATATTGAAAAAAAAGACAATCAAGTCTATGAAATTAAAGGAAAGCAAATTTATCAAAATATACCTTATGAAATGGAAGGCGATTACTCACAGGCTGCTTTTTTCCTTTGTGCGAACGCATTAGGTTCTGATGTAAATGTCAAAAATTTAAAACTGAATTCAGAGCAAGGAGATAAAGCGGTGATTGAATTAGTAAAAAGATTTCAAGAGCATGATTCTCAAGACTTGATTACCATCGATGGCTCACAATGTCCGGATATTATGCCAATCATAGCCTTAACAGCCGCTTTGCAGAACAAAAAAAGAACGCAAATTATCCATGCAAAAAGACTACGTCTCAAAGAATGTGATCGGATTTCTGCGGTTTGCAAAGAACTCAATCAATTAGGTGCGAAAATTAGAGAACTGGAAGATGGCTTTTACATCGAAGGGGTTTCACAGCTTTCAGGTGGCTGTGAGGTTTGGAGTCACAACGACCACCGAATTGCTATGATGCTCTCAATTGCAGCAACTGTATGTAAAGAACCTATTTTATTAAAGAACTATGAATGCGTTTCAAAATCCTATCCAAAATTTTTCGAAGATTATTTACAGTTAGGAGGTGGTGTCCATGAGTGGAGTATGGGGTAA
- the aroB gene encoding 3-dehydroquinate synthase yields MEKQLNVSLGENSYSIHIKNGLLVDVGERIKNIYQGNKIFVLTDHNVHAKYTKALLFSLKEEGFAVHVYSQEPGESSKSLSQLQKIYEELLRFSMTRKDLLIVLGGGVVGDIGGFAAATYLRGIPFIQIPTSLLAQVDSSVGGKVAVDLPQGKNLVGNFYHPKAVFIDPLVLSSLPDKFFRDGMAEVIKYGCIKDKCLFDLISANIERCKIMKHIDEIIFRCCDLKRQLVEEDEKDIGNRMLLNFGHTIGHAIEQVQHYKGLSHGEAVAVGMYQITSKSEQLGLTETGTAEKIKTILLTHGLSVELPSLSFGAVRAAIMNDKKKMGDQLNVVLLKKIGESFLYKEGRTLWEI; encoded by the coding sequence ATGGAAAAACAATTAAATGTCAGTTTAGGAGAAAACAGTTACTCCATTCATATAAAAAATGGATTATTGGTAGATGTTGGGGAAAGAATAAAGAACATTTATCAAGGAAATAAAATTTTTGTGTTAACGGATCACAATGTTCATGCGAAGTATACAAAAGCTTTGCTTTTTTCTCTCAAAGAAGAGGGCTTTGCAGTTCATGTTTATTCGCAGGAGCCAGGGGAATCATCAAAATCATTGTCCCAGCTCCAAAAAATCTACGAAGAACTTCTGCGATTTTCAATGACCAGAAAAGATCTGCTAATTGTTTTAGGTGGAGGTGTTGTTGGTGACATTGGCGGATTTGCAGCCGCTACATATTTGAGAGGGATTCCCTTTATACAAATACCAACCTCACTTCTGGCACAGGTTGACAGCTCAGTTGGCGGCAAGGTCGCCGTTGACCTTCCACAGGGTAAGAACTTAGTGGGGAATTTCTACCATCCAAAAGCGGTCTTTATCGATCCGCTTGTTCTATCCTCCCTACCAGATAAATTCTTTCGGGATGGTATGGCAGAAGTGATAAAATATGGCTGCATAAAAGACAAATGTTTATTTGACCTGATTTCTGCAAATATTGAGCGCTGCAAAATTATGAAACATATTGATGAAATTATTTTTCGCTGCTGTGATTTAAAAAGGCAGCTTGTAGAAGAAGATGAAAAGGATATAGGAAATCGTATGCTTTTAAATTTTGGCCATACTATAGGACATGCAATCGAACAGGTCCAACATTATAAAGGGTTATCGCACGGCGAAGCCGTTGCAGTCGGTATGTACCAAATTACGAGCAAAAGTGAACAACTGGGATTGACTGAAACAGGAACAGCTGAAAAAATTAAAACGATTTTACTCACTCATGGTTTATCTGTTGAATTGCCTTCTCTTTCTTTTGGAGCAGTTAGAGCCGCTATCATGAACGATAAAAAGAAAATGGGAGATCAATTAAACGTTGTCTTATTAAAAAAAATTGGAGAAAGCTTTTTGTATAAAGAAGGGAGGACTTTATGGGAAATTTAA
- the aroF gene encoding 3-deoxy-7-phosphoheptulonate synthase, which translates to MIIVLKPNTLQEEIDKLSALVRTKGVEVYPIVGTELCVLGLVGDTSRIDCSQLEANRNVARVMHVAEPFKKANKKFHPLPTVIDVCGKKIGDNQLTIIAGPCSVENKEQICGIADEVKKLGAHFLRGGAFKPRTSPYAFQGLKYDGLELLMEARQRTGLPIVSEIMSTNDLEIFEQEVDVIQVGARNMQNFDLLKQLGQTSKPILLKRGLSATVEEWLMSAEYIMSGGNEQVILCERGIRTFESYTRNTLDLSAIPAVKELSHLPVVVDPSHATGKYWMVEPLAKAAIAVGADGLIIEVHNDPANALCDGQQSIKPKLFGEVMEELRPIAKAVGREL; encoded by the coding sequence ATGATTATTGTATTGAAACCAAATACCTTACAAGAGGAAATTGATAAATTATCCGCACTTGTTAGAACAAAAGGTGTAGAGGTATACCCAATTGTAGGTACCGAACTTTGTGTTTTAGGTTTGGTAGGAGACACCAGCAGAATCGATTGTTCTCAGTTAGAAGCGAATCGCAATGTTGCACGTGTGATGCACGTAGCCGAACCATTCAAAAAGGCAAATAAGAAATTTCATCCACTGCCGACTGTCATTGATGTATGCGGTAAAAAAATTGGTGATAATCAGCTTACCATTATTGCAGGCCCGTGTTCTGTTGAGAATAAAGAACAAATTTGCGGAATTGCAGATGAAGTGAAAAAACTTGGAGCACACTTCCTTAGAGGCGGTGCCTTTAAACCAAGAACCTCTCCTTATGCATTTCAAGGCTTAAAATACGATGGGTTAGAACTTCTGATGGAAGCACGTCAAAGGACTGGGCTTCCGATTGTATCAGAAATCATGTCTACAAACGATTTAGAAATTTTCGAACAAGAAGTCGATGTCATCCAAGTAGGCGCAAGAAACATGCAAAATTTTGATCTTTTGAAACAATTAGGTCAAACCTCAAAACCAATTCTGTTAAAAAGAGGCTTATCCGCAACCGTTGAAGAGTGGCTGATGTCTGCAGAATATATCATGTCGGGAGGAAATGAGCAGGTTATCTTATGCGAACGGGGCATTCGTACTTTTGAATCTTACACAAGAAATACACTTGATCTCAGTGCGATTCCAGCAGTTAAAGAATTAAGCCATCTTCCAGTTGTTGTTGATCCAAGCCATGCAACCGGGAAATACTGGATGGTAGAACCCCTAGCAAAAGCGGCAATTGCCGTTGGTGCAGATGGTCTGATTATAGAAGTTCACAACGACCCGGCAAATGCGCTTTGTGACGGGCAACAGTCCATTAAACCAAAATTATTCGGCGAGGTAATGGAAGAACTTCGTCCGATTGCAAAAGCAGTAGGAAGAGAATTGTAA
- a CDS encoding stage III sporulation protein AB, whose product MKFALCILIVVSCFGAGMVKALEFSYRHRQLREIHRSFKRLQTEIQYVRETLPILLERLAKEENGLLAAFYNDVCEGLKKGEKSFYECWDTSVSNIYSNSSLLKEDKEILRQLGQELGKSDLQGQKSAFERFFSRLEEQIKESEETKKKKGKMYQSLGFYGGILIALLLF is encoded by the coding sequence ATGAAATTTGCTTTATGTATTCTTATTGTTGTTTCCTGCTTTGGTGCAGGAATGGTAAAAGCATTGGAATTTTCCTACCGTCACCGGCAATTGCGAGAAATACATCGAAGCTTTAAAAGGCTGCAGACGGAAATTCAATATGTCAGAGAAACGCTTCCCATTCTTTTAGAACGCCTTGCCAAAGAGGAAAATGGACTTCTTGCTGCTTTTTATAACGATGTTTGTGAAGGTTTAAAAAAAGGTGAAAAAAGTTTTTATGAGTGCTGGGACACATCCGTTTCCAACATATATAGCAATAGCAGCCTGCTTAAAGAAGATAAAGAAATTCTGAGACAATTAGGTCAAGAGCTTGGAAAAAGTGATTTACAAGGACAAAAAAGTGCATTTGAACGCTTTTTTTCCAGATTGGAAGAACAAATAAAAGAATCCGAGGAAACAAAGAAGAAAAAAGGTAAAATGTATCAAAGCCTTGGATTTTACGGTGGAATCTTAATTGCTTTATTACTTTTTTGA